The following coding sequences lie in one Salvelinus sp. IW2-2015 unplaced genomic scaffold, ASM291031v2 Un_scaffold1209, whole genome shotgun sequence genomic window:
- the LOC139024223 gene encoding LOW QUALITY PROTEIN: uncharacterized protein (The sequence of the model RefSeq protein was modified relative to this genomic sequence to represent the inferred CDS: inserted 2 bases in 1 codon; deleted 4 bases in 3 codons), translated as MLPLSPLLSRPWPTDFRVSWDRMPAGIRTAVVQHTRPSAGDRIEMVRLVVNQMRQHNLNLSRAICHNVVRSIIREYPRRFTDVYLDGEVIGHGXLARLEHVNRDSTLARRRKERNSRLESAEGRNTSRGLADQYGRVRWQPEGPLGGETEETLEEMKREMAQIYSQEGMGGAERGEKILEKAYILQQWRYLNGNHPPSTSDVKEGWXFLFSQRGLYSHFHFSTDIPTLHKLPEAIERRSQTILKFCKSTKANPGVRVLSAFQENEDTNKAICVMLVILACFKEPKEGVFLQADPSATASDIQRSVPLLSTPRLIVQDTV; from the exons ATGTTGCCTTTATCCCCACTCCTCAGTAGACCATGGCCTACAGACTTTAGAGTCAGCTGGGACAGGATGCCAGCTGGAATCCGTACAGCAGTGGTACAACATACA AGACCATCAGCAGGAGACAGAATAGAGATGGTGAGATTGGTCGTCAATCAAATGCGCCAGCACAATCTTAATCTGTCCAGAGCAATATGTCACAATGTTGTTAGGAGTATCATTCGAGAGTACCCCAGACGTTTTACTGATGTCTACCTAGATGGAGAGGTAATTGGACATGG TTTGGCTCGCTTAGAACATGTCAACCGGGACAGCACACTGGCGCGGCGGCGAAAAGAGAGAAACTCTCGCTTGGAGTCAGCAGAAGGAAGAAACACGTCAAGAGGCCTAGCGGACCAGTACGGACGTGTTAGGTGGCAACCTGAAGGC CCCCTCGGGGGGGAAACAGAGGAGACCttggaagagatgaagagagagatggcgCAAATTTACTCACAAGAAGGgatgggaggagcagagagaggagagaagatactTGAGAAGGCATACATACTACAGCAGTGGCGCTACCTGAACGGGAACCATCCACCGTCCACGTCAGATGTCAAGGAAGGATGGKCATTTCTGTTCTCACAAAGGGGCCTATACTCCCACTTCCATTTCTCAACCGACATTCCTACCCTACACAAGCTGCCGGAGGCCATTGAGAGGAGAAGTCAAACAATCCTGAAGTTCTGT AAGTCAACAAAGGCCAACCCAGGGGTTCGAGTCTTGTCCGCCTTTCAAGAAAACGAGGACACTAACAAGGCCATCTGCGTCATGCTCGTCATTTTGGCTTGCTTTAAAGAACCTAAGGAGGGCGTCTTCCTTCAGGCTGAT CCGTCAGCCACAGCTTCTGACATCCAAAGATCTGTTCCCTTACTCAGCACCCCTCGGTTGATTGTACAAGATACTGTATAG